In Marasmius oreades isolate 03SP1 chromosome 1, whole genome shotgun sequence, one DNA window encodes the following:
- the CBF5 gene encoding centromere/microtubule-binding protein cbf5, variant 2 (BUSCO:EOG0926273Q), with product MSNTLTREQVSSAQILGDYAIKPEAKTPQLDTSQWPLLLKNYDKLLVRSSHFTPIPSGCSPLKRDITTYIKSGVINLDKPSNPSSHEVVAWLRRILRVEKTGHSGTLDPKVTGCLIVCIDRATRLVKSQQGAGKEYVAVLRLHSALPNPAALPRALQTLTGALFQRPPLISAVKRQLRIRTVHESKLLEFDEKRNLAVFHVSCEAGTYIRTLCVHLGLLLGVGGHMQELRRVRSGALSESDDMVTMHDVMDAQWMYDNTRDESYLRRAIRPLECLLVGYKRIVVKDSAVNAVCYGAKLMIPGLLRYEADISLNEEVVLMTTKGEAIALAIAQMSTVELATCDHGIVAKVKRCIMERDTYPRRWGLGPVALQKKKMVKEGKLGKHGEKLEGVTPAEWSRDYVDFNREACPSLILTPALIVPLATRRRSFVCCCPCFSGAQGRKSTQPCEGRQREEAQAQVGSSRNRPRRFDGGRGCR from the exons ATGTCGAATACTCTCACTCGAGAACAGGTCTCTTCAGCTCAAATACTAGGCGACTATGCCATAAAACCAGAAGCCAAAACTCCCCAGCTCGATACCTCCCAATGGCCTCTTCTTCTTAAGAATTACGACAAGTTGTTGGTCAGATCCAGTCATTTCACTCCCATTCCGTCCGGTTGCAGTCCCCTGAAACGCGATATAACGACCTATATCAA GTCAGGCGTTATTAACCTCGACAAACCCTCAAATCCATCGTCTCACGAGGTCGTTGCCTGGCTGAGAAGGATATTGAGGGTCGAAAAGACTGGTCACAGTGGTACGCTGGACCCTAAGGTTACCGGTTGTTTAATAGTATGCATTGACCGTGCAACGAGATTGGTGAAATCACAACAAGGAGCTG GGAAAGAGTATGTTGCTGTCCTCAGGTTACATTCGGCATTGCCAAATCCCGCAGCCCTTCCGAGAGCACTTCAAACTCTCACTGGTGCTCTTTTCCAGAGACCTCCTCTCATCTCCGCGGTGAAGCGTCAACTTCGAATCCGGACGGTTCACGAGTCGAAACTTTTGGAATTCGACGAAAAACGTAACTTGGCCGTGTTTCATGTTTCCTGCGAAGCTGGGACATATATTCGGACTCTTTGCGTGCACCTTGGTCTCTTGTTGGGTGTCGGTGGACACATGCAAGAGCTCAGGCGTGTCCGAAGTGGGGCGCTCTCCGAAAGCGATGACATGGTCACTATGCACGACGTTATGGATGCTCAGTGGATGTACGATAACACGAGAGATG AGTCCTATTTACGACGCGCCATTCGTCCTCTTGAATGTCTCCTCGTCGGATATAAGCGTATTGTGGTTAAGGACAGCGCTGTGAATGCCGTGTGCTACGGTGCAAAGCTCATGATACCTGGTCTGTTACGGTATGAGGCGGATATATCATTGAATGAAGAGGTCGTGTTGATGACCACAAAAG GTGAGGCGATTGCACTCGCCATAGCGCAAATGTCCACGGTGGAGCTCGCAACATGCGACCACGGCATCGTTGCCAAAGTCAAGAGGTGTATCATGGAACGGGATACGTACCCTCGACGATGGGGTCTGGGACCTGTTGCTCtccagaaaaagaaaatggTCAAGGAGGGCAAACTGGGCAAACATGGAGAGAAATTGGAGGGTGTGACCCCCGCGGAATGGAGCCGTGATTATGTAGATTTTAACCGAGAGGCATGTCCCAGCTTGATATTGACACCTGCACTAATTGTGCCTTTAGCAACCCGTCGCAGGTCCTTCGTCTGCTGCTGTCCCTGTTTCAGCGGAGCCCAAGGCCGAAAGAGCACCCAGCCTTGTGAAGGAAGACAAAGAGAAGAAGCGCAAGCGCAAGTCGGAAGCAGCCGAAACAGACCTCGACGTTTCGATGGCGGACGGGGATGCAGATAA
- the CBF5 gene encoding centromere/microtubule-binding protein cbf5 (BUSCO:EOG0926273Q) encodes MSNTLTREQVSSAQILGDYAIKPEAKTPQLDTSQWPLLLKNYDKLLVRSSHFTPIPSGCSPLKRDITTYIKSGVINLDKPSNPSSHEVVAWLRRILRVEKTGHSGTLDPKVTGCLIVCIDRATRLVKSQQGAGKEYVAVLRLHSALPNPAALPRALQTLTGALFQRPPLISAVKRQLRIRTVHESKLLEFDEKRNLAVFHVSCEAGTYIRTLCVHLGLLLGVGGHMQELRRVRSGALSESDDMVTMHDVMDAQWMYDNTRDESYLRRAIRPLECLLVGYKRIVVKDSAVNAVCYGAKLMIPGLLRYEADISLNEEVVLMTTKGEAIALAIAQMSTVELATCDHGIVAKVKRCIMERDTYPRRWGLGPVALQKKKMVKEGKLGKHGEKLEGVTPAEWSRDYVDFNREQPVAGPSSAAVPVSAEPKAERAPSLVKEDKEKKRKRKSEAAETDLDVSMADGDADKAERKRRKKEEKLAKRLAKHAEGGEEEDEEARRERRRLRKEKKAQEATGD; translated from the exons ATGTCGAATACTCTCACTCGAGAACAGGTCTCTTCAGCTCAAATACTAGGCGACTATGCCATAAAACCAGAAGCCAAAACTCCCCAGCTCGATACCTCCCAATGGCCTCTTCTTCTTAAGAATTACGACAAGTTGTTGGTCAGATCCAGTCATTTCACTCCCATTCCGTCCGGTTGCAGTCCCCTGAAACGCGATATAACGACCTATATCAA GTCAGGCGTTATTAACCTCGACAAACCCTCAAATCCATCGTCTCACGAGGTCGTTGCCTGGCTGAGAAGGATATTGAGGGTCGAAAAGACTGGTCACAGTGGTACGCTGGACCCTAAGGTTACCGGTTGTTTAATAGTATGCATTGACCGTGCAACGAGATTGGTGAAATCACAACAAGGAGCTG GGAAAGAGTATGTTGCTGTCCTCAGGTTACATTCGGCATTGCCAAATCCCGCAGCCCTTCCGAGAGCACTTCAAACTCTCACTGGTGCTCTTTTCCAGAGACCTCCTCTCATCTCCGCGGTGAAGCGTCAACTTCGAATCCGGACGGTTCACGAGTCGAAACTTTTGGAATTCGACGAAAAACGTAACTTGGCCGTGTTTCATGTTTCCTGCGAAGCTGGGACATATATTCGGACTCTTTGCGTGCACCTTGGTCTCTTGTTGGGTGTCGGTGGACACATGCAAGAGCTCAGGCGTGTCCGAAGTGGGGCGCTCTCCGAAAGCGATGACATGGTCACTATGCACGACGTTATGGATGCTCAGTGGATGTACGATAACACGAGAGATG AGTCCTATTTACGACGCGCCATTCGTCCTCTTGAATGTCTCCTCGTCGGATATAAGCGTATTGTGGTTAAGGACAGCGCTGTGAATGCCGTGTGCTACGGTGCAAAGCTCATGATACCTGGTCTGTTACGGTATGAGGCGGATATATCATTGAATGAAGAGGTCGTGTTGATGACCACAAAAG GTGAGGCGATTGCACTCGCCATAGCGCAAATGTCCACGGTGGAGCTCGCAACATGCGACCACGGCATCGTTGCCAAAGTCAAGAGGTGTATCATGGAACGGGATACGTACCCTCGACGATGGGGTCTGGGACCTGTTGCTCtccagaaaaagaaaatggTCAAGGAGGGCAAACTGGGCAAACATGGAGAGAAATTGGAGGGTGTGACCCCCGCGGAATGGAGCCGTGATTATGTAGATTTTAACCGAGAG CAACCCGTCGCAGGTCCTTCGTCTGCTGCTGTCCCTGTTTCAGCGGAGCCCAAGGCCGAAAGAGCACCCAGCCTTGTGAAGGAAGACAAAGAGAAGAAGCGCAAGCGCAAGTCGGAAGCAGCCGAAACAGACCTCGACGTTTCGATGGCGGACGGGGATGCAGATAAAGCTGAACGTAAGCGCCGCAAAAAGGAGGAAAAACTTGCGAAAAGACTTGCCAAGCATGCCGAGGgtggtgaagaggaagatgaagaagcacgcagagagagaaggagacttagaaaagagaagaaagcgcAAGAGGCGACTGGTGATTGA